The Streptomyces sp. V4I8 genome includes the window GTCGGCGTCGGTGCCCTTGCCGGTGCGGAAGTACGGCGACCTGCGCACCCACTTGGCCCACGCGGCGGCCACGAAGCCCGACGCGATCATCGCCAGGGGAGTGGACAGCAGGAACCACCCGTTGTCCGCGCTGACCTCGAAGTGGTCGGCGGACGTGTAGAACGACCAGCCGAGGTAACCGCCGAGGCCGAGCAGAGCCGCCGCGCTCAGCGCGGGGAACACCACCGCCCGTATCCCCTCCCGCCAGTCCTCGCGCAGCAGCGAGCGGAAGCGCACCGCGGCCGCGACGGCCGTGAGGGCGTAGGACAGGGCGACCACGATGCCCACGGCGCTCACCGTCGCCATGATCATGTCGGCGAGGCGGGGGATGACCAGCGCGAGCGCCGCGACCAGCGCGGCCAGGACGCCGATGAGCACGGTGCCGGCGGCCGGAGTCCCGTACCGGGGGCTGACCTTGGACCACACCGGCCCGAGCGTACGGTCGCGGCTCATCGCGAACATCGCCCGGGCCGTCGGAATCACCCCGGCCTGCAGCGAGGCGACCGCCGAGAACATCAGGGCGACCAGGGGGAGCGCCGCCCACGGCTGGGACGCCAGCCGCTCGCCGAAGAAGGCCAGGCCCTCGGCGCCATGGCCGACCAACTCCTCCTCGGACAAGACACGTTGGAAGGCGATCGAGCCGAGCAGGAACAGCCCCAGCATGGTGCACAGGGTGGTGATCCCTGCCCGGGACGCGTCGCGCGGGTCGCGGACCTCCTCGTTGACGCTGAACGCCGACTCGAAACCCCAGTAGCAGAACACCGACAGCAGCAGGCCCTGCGCGAGCGCCGTCGCCGACGGGATCGCGAACGGGTCGAACCAGCTCAGGCTGAAGTCGTGCGGGCCGGTGACGATGCCGTATCCGCAGAAGCCCAGCAGGACGACGTACTCGAAGACCAGCAGTCCGGCCTGGAGGCGCGCGGCGGTGCGGATGCCGGTCACGGCGGTCAGCGTCACCGCGACCAGGACCAGGATGCCGACCGCCGTCGTCTGCGCGGTCGAACCCGGGTCCAGCGCGAGGCCGCCCACCCGGTGCACTCCCGCGTCCCCGGCCAGTTGCAGCAGGGCCGAGCCGGTGACCGCCGTGGTGTACGCGAGGAACGCCACCACCGCCACGATGTTCACCCAGCCGACCATGAAGCCCAGCCAGGGCGTGAGCGAACGGCCCACCCACACATAGCCGTTGCCCGCGTTGGGCTCGACCTTGTTGAGCCGGGAGTAGGCGCCCGCGATGCCCAGGACCGGCAGGAACGCCAGCAGCATGATCGCCGGCAGATGCAGGCCGACGACCCCCGCCGTGACCCCGAGACCGATGCCGATGCTGGTGGTCGCCGCCGTACTGGAGGCGGCGATGGCGATGCCGTCCAGGACACCGAGGGACCTGCGCAGCGCGGGCTGCGCCGCTGGGTCGACGCTGTGGGGCTGGTCGGACATGGCCGGTCTCCGCTCGCACCGGGGGCCTGGACGGCCCCGATGAGCCGACATGAAACTGTCCGGAGGGTTAACAGGTCAACGGTGTTGTCATAAGGTGCGGGGCACCGGACCGAGGGAGGCAGTCCATGGGAGGCAGTCCATGAGCGAGCGCGTCGTCCCGCCCGCCGCCCGGCGGCGCAGGCGCCCCACCAAGCAGGGCGTCGTCCTGTCCGAGGCACTGATCGTCGAGACGGCGCTGCGGCTCATCGAGGAACACGGCACCGACGCCCTCTCGGTACGCCGCCTCGGCCGCGCGCTCGGCGCCGACCCCAGCTCGCTCTACCGCTACTTCCGGACCACCGACGACCTGATGCTCGCCATCGCCGACGAACTCATCGGCCGTACGCTGCGCACCTGGCGCCCCACCGGCGACTGGCGCGCCGACCTGCGGGACCTCGGCCTGCGCATGCACGCCGGGGCCCTCGCGCACCCCCGGGCGGCGGTGCTCAGCTCCTACCGGGTGACGGGGCGGGCGCACGAGATCCAGGCCGTCGAGACGATCCTCGGCGTGCTGCGCGACGCGGGGTTTCCCGACGCGGAGGCGGTGCGGATCTACCACGCGTTCGTCGACCAGGCCCTCGCCCACGGCGCCCTCGACTCGGCGAGCGCGGCGATGCCGAGGGCCGCGCGGGAGGCGGAGGCCGACGTCTGGCGGGCGACGTACGCGGGCCTGTCCGCCGACGCCCACCCGCACATCGCCGCGACGGCCCGCCATCTGGTCGCCGACATGGCACGCAGCTCCTATCCGGCCGTGCTGGAGCTGCTCCTCAGCGCGGCGGCGGCTCGGCTCGCGGAGACTGAAACGCCCTGGCCGGGACACCCGTGAGGGACAGGGCGGCGGGACAGGACCGTCCCGCGCCCCGGACCCTTCGGAGGAGTCATGCCACTGGTGACAGCGGGTTTCGTGGTGCTCGACTGTGCCGAGCCGGAGAAACTCGCCGTGTTCTATGAGGAACTGCTGGACGGCGAACAGACGGAAGCGACCGCCAACCGTGTGGAGATCAGGGGCGCCGACGGCACGCGCCTCGCGTTCCGGCGCGACATGAACGCGACGCCGCCGAGCTGGCCACGCCCCGAGAACTCCCTCCAGGCCCACCTGGACTTCGTGGTCGAGGACCTGGACGAGGCGGAGCGCAGGATCGTCGGGCTGGGCGGCCGGCCCCTGGACACGAAGGACGCGGCCGGCCCCTACGAGGAACGCGGCTACGCCGACCCGGCCGGCCACTCCTTCACCCTGCACCGCAGGGCCCCCACGGCACCGAAGCAGGGCTAGCCACTTCGGTGCCGTGGGGGCCGCCGGGGCGGCCGGTCAGTCCCGGCCGCCCTTCTCGCTGACCGGCCACACGCCCGTCGACCGCTCGACCGCCTTCGCGCCCGCGCGGTCCGCGAGGCTGCGCGCCATCGCGAAGAGGGCGCCCTGGACCGCGGCCGCCAGCAGGATCTCCCCCCAACTGCGGTCCCGGTCCAGCGCGTCGGGCGCGTCCTCCTCGTGCCGTATCGCCATCCAGGTCTTGCGGAAGGCGAGTCCCGCCAGCGCGCCGCTCGCCCAGCCGAGGGCGAATCCCAGCGGCTTGTAGGCGAGGGGGAGCTTCGCCTTCTTCTGCTTGTTCTTCTTGGCCATGTGCCTGTGCCTCCTTCGTCGGTCAGGGCCGTCCGTGCGCCGGGACGTGCTCGTCCTCCGGAACCGGCCCGGGCGGCGTCCCGTCGCCGAACGGCCTGCCGCCCAGCTCCGCCCGGTGGTGCGGGGTCAGCCAGCCCGCCAGATCCGGCCCGAGGGGCACGATGCCGGTCGGGTTGATGCCGCTGTGCACCTGGTAGTAGTGCCGCTTGATGTGGTCGAAGTCGACGGTGTCACCGAATCCGGGAGTCTGGTAGAGGTCGCGGGCGTACGCCCACAGCACCTGATGCT containing:
- a CDS encoding DUF4235 domain-containing protein, which codes for MAKKNKQKKAKLPLAYKPLGFALGWASGALAGLAFRKTWMAIRHEEDAPDALDRDRSWGEILLAAAVQGALFAMARSLADRAGAKAVERSTGVWPVSEKGGRD
- a CDS encoding VOC family protein, with the protein product MPLVTAGFVVLDCAEPEKLAVFYEELLDGEQTEATANRVEIRGADGTRLAFRRDMNATPPSWPRPENSLQAHLDFVVEDLDEAERRIVGLGGRPLDTKDAAGPYEERGYADPAGHSFTLHRRAPTAPKQG
- a CDS encoding TetR/AcrR family transcriptional regulator, which produces MSERVVPPAARRRRRPTKQGVVLSEALIVETALRLIEEHGTDALSVRRLGRALGADPSSLYRYFRTTDDLMLAIADELIGRTLRTWRPTGDWRADLRDLGLRMHAGALAHPRAAVLSSYRVTGRAHEIQAVETILGVLRDAGFPDAEAVRIYHAFVDQALAHGALDSASAAMPRAAREAEADVWRATYAGLSADAHPHIAATARHLVADMARSSYPAVLELLLSAAAARLAETETPWPGHP
- a CDS encoding APC family permease, with product MSDQPHSVDPAAQPALRRSLGVLDGIAIAASSTAATTSIGIGLGVTAGVVGLHLPAIMLLAFLPVLGIAGAYSRLNKVEPNAGNGYVWVGRSLTPWLGFMVGWVNIVAVVAFLAYTTAVTGSALLQLAGDAGVHRVGGLALDPGSTAQTTAVGILVLVAVTLTAVTGIRTAARLQAGLLVFEYVVLLGFCGYGIVTGPHDFSLSWFDPFAIPSATALAQGLLLSVFCYWGFESAFSVNEEVRDPRDASRAGITTLCTMLGLFLLGSIAFQRVLSEEELVGHGAEGLAFFGERLASQPWAALPLVALMFSAVASLQAGVIPTARAMFAMSRDRTLGPVWSKVSPRYGTPAAGTVLIGVLAALVAALALVIPRLADMIMATVSAVGIVVALSYALTAVAAAVRFRSLLREDWREGIRAVVFPALSAAALLGLGGYLGWSFYTSADHFEVSADNGWFLLSTPLAMIASGFVAAAWAKWVRRSPYFRTGKGTDADAPQLLTASR